In Halogeometricum sp. S1BR25-6, a single genomic region encodes these proteins:
- a CDS encoding M24 family metallopeptidase — MEESDPLPAPSTDVSFLDGALSAADAAAFVAVGGRSDDDLRYLTRFSGPDRDYAFVRAAGEAVLCAPSLFAEQAEREFDGTVRTESQSDPAGVRAAAALSALGVDSGTVLVPRRIPHDAAVHLERAGYDLESTTAVADARLVKTDAELDCLRRVQRAAVRGMARAEEILAAAESDGDELLWEGAPLSTERLRRQVNAEFAAYGVRDAGNTVVGAGPTAADLHYTGTAVLRPGETVLLDLSPRGPHGYYGDLSRTYVVDSDGGWERRAYVAVEAALRAALDEIEPGARANDVHREAAAELTAHGFDPNADEGAAGFTHGTGHGVGVSLHEAPSLREAVELDAGMVFTVEPGVYDPEQGGVRLEELVAVTAEGYEILHEYPRSFAPRAE; from the coding sequence ATGGAGGAATCCGACCCGCTTCCCGCCCCGTCGACGGACGTCTCGTTCCTCGACGGGGCGCTCTCGGCGGCGGACGCCGCGGCGTTCGTCGCCGTCGGCGGCCGCTCCGACGACGACCTGCGGTATCTCACGCGCTTTTCGGGACCGGACCGCGACTACGCGTTCGTCCGCGCGGCGGGCGAGGCCGTCCTCTGCGCACCGAGCCTGTTCGCCGAACAGGCCGAACGGGAGTTCGATGGGACGGTACGGACGGAGAGTCAGTCCGACCCCGCCGGCGTCCGCGCGGCGGCGGCGCTCTCCGCCCTCGGCGTCGACTCCGGGACGGTGCTCGTCCCGCGGCGGATTCCGCACGACGCCGCGGTCCACCTCGAACGCGCGGGCTACGACCTCGAATCGACGACGGCCGTCGCCGACGCCCGCCTCGTGAAGACCGACGCCGAACTCGACTGCCTCCGGCGAGTCCAACGCGCCGCCGTCCGCGGGATGGCCCGCGCCGAGGAGATACTCGCAGCGGCCGAATCCGACGGCGACGAACTGCTGTGGGAGGGGGCGCCGCTGTCGACCGAACGCCTTCGAAGACAGGTGAACGCCGAGTTCGCCGCCTACGGCGTCCGCGACGCGGGCAACACCGTCGTCGGCGCCGGGCCGACCGCGGCCGACTTACACTACACCGGCACTGCCGTCCTCCGACCGGGCGAGACGGTTCTGTTGGACCTCTCGCCGCGCGGCCCGCACGGCTACTACGGCGACCTCTCGCGCACCTACGTCGTCGACAGCGACGGCGGGTGGGAGCGCCGCGCCTACGTGGCCGTCGAAGCCGCGTTGCGGGCCGCGCTGGACGAGATAGAACCCGGCGCGCGGGCCAACGACGTACACCGCGAGGCGGCCGCCGAACTCACCGCCCACGGTTTCGACCCGAACGCCGACGAGGGCGCGGCCGGGTTCACGCACGGGACGGGCCACGGCGTCGGCGTCTCCCTGCACGAGGCGCCGTCGCTACGCGAGGCCGTCGAACTGGACGCAGGAATGGTGTTCACCGTCGAACCCGGCGTCTACGACCCCGAGCAGGGCGGCGTTCGGTTGGAGGAGTTGGTCGCGGTCACGGCGGAGGGGTACGAGATTCTCCACGAGTACCCGCGGTCGTTCGCGCCGCGGGCGGAGTAG
- a CDS encoding SLC13 family permease, with the protein MVPTAPPVGLLGADLPLGVLVVAAVLLGTVTLFVTEAVSPDVTAIAVIVVLVALEPYTGVSAAAGLSGFSSSATVTVMAMYVLSDGIQRTGVVRRLGVEVAHLTRGSENRLLAAVIGLTGPIAGIVNNTPVVAVFIPMVTDLANEAGVSPSKLLIPLSYASMLAGTLTLFGTATNLVASELSAELIGRPFGVFELTPLGVVVFLVGAAYLLTVGKWLLPARVPPGSRTERYEVQSYLARVLVTSRSPLVGAFAQTVAEDARRDLGLDVLDVVRGGEHFVAVDSDRELESRDVLTVRGDPATIQRFVEFASLRRLPRAAVTDAELDNPERSTLIELAVPPESALEGETVESARLRERYDATVLAVRRAGGELVRDGIGATELRGGDALLMQTTERAAEFLAENDDFVVTNEAFDEVMARAREGGVSRTAVAAFAVLFGVVTLAALDVLPIAVAALAGVVAMVVSGVLSPNEAYDAVNWNVVFLLAGVVPLGIALRETGAVALVADSLVVATAGLAPVVVLALFYLLTGAFANVITPVASVVLFLPVAVSTAARAGADPFSFALAVTFAASTAFTTPVGYQTNLMVYGPGGYRFSDYVRVGAPLQLLLAVVTSAGIALYWGL; encoded by the coding sequence ATGGTACCGACGGCACCCCCGGTCGGACTCCTCGGCGCGGACCTCCCTCTCGGCGTCCTCGTCGTCGCCGCCGTCCTCCTCGGCACCGTCACCCTGTTCGTCACCGAGGCGGTGTCGCCCGACGTGACGGCCATCGCCGTCATCGTCGTCCTCGTCGCCCTCGAACCGTACACGGGGGTGTCGGCGGCGGCGGGGCTGTCGGGGTTTTCGAGTTCCGCGACGGTGACCGTCATGGCGATGTACGTCCTGAGCGACGGCATCCAACGCACGGGCGTCGTGCGCCGCCTCGGCGTCGAAGTCGCCCATCTGACGCGCGGGAGCGAGAACCGACTCCTCGCGGCCGTCATCGGTCTCACCGGCCCCATCGCCGGCATCGTCAACAACACGCCGGTCGTCGCCGTCTTCATCCCGATGGTGACCGACCTGGCCAACGAGGCGGGCGTCTCCCCTTCGAAACTGCTCATCCCTCTCTCCTACGCGTCGATGCTCGCCGGGACGCTCACCCTGTTCGGCACCGCGACGAACCTCGTCGCCTCCGAACTATCGGCCGAACTCATCGGCCGGCCGTTCGGGGTCTTCGAGTTGACGCCGCTCGGCGTCGTCGTCTTCCTCGTCGGCGCGGCGTACCTGCTCACCGTCGGGAAGTGGCTGTTGCCCGCCCGCGTCCCGCCGGGATCGCGCACCGAGCGATACGAGGTGCAGTCGTACCTCGCGCGCGTCCTCGTCACCTCGCGGTCACCGCTGGTCGGCGCGTTCGCGCAGACGGTCGCCGAGGACGCGCGTCGCGACTTGGGACTGGACGTGCTGGACGTTGTGCGGGGCGGAGAGCACTTCGTCGCCGTCGACTCCGACAGGGAGTTGGAAAGTAGGGACGTCCTCACCGTTCGAGGTGACCCCGCGACCATCCAGCGGTTCGTCGAGTTCGCCTCGCTGCGCCGACTGCCGCGGGCCGCCGTCACGGACGCCGAACTCGACAATCCCGAGCGCAGCACGCTAATCGAACTCGCCGTCCCGCCGGAGTCGGCGCTGGAGGGCGAGACGGTCGAGAGCGCCCGCCTCCGCGAGCGCTACGACGCCACCGTCCTCGCCGTCCGACGGGCCGGGGGCGAACTCGTCCGCGACGGCATCGGCGCGACGGAACTGCGCGGCGGCGACGCCCTCCTGATGCAGACGACCGAGCGGGCCGCGGAGTTCCTCGCGGAGAACGACGACTTCGTCGTGACGAACGAGGCGTTCGACGAGGTGATGGCGCGGGCGCGCGAGGGCGGCGTGAGTCGGACCGCCGTCGCCGCCTTTGCCGTCCTGTTCGGCGTCGTCACCCTCGCCGCGTTGGACGTACTTCCCATCGCCGTCGCCGCCCTCGCGGGCGTCGTCGCCATGGTCGTCTCGGGCGTCCTCTCGCCGAACGAGGCGTACGACGCGGTGAACTGGAACGTCGTCTTCCTCCTCGCGGGCGTCGTCCCCCTCGGCATCGCCCTCCGGGAGACGGGGGCGGTGGCGCTCGTCGCCGATTCGCTCGTCGTCGCGACGGCCGGCCTCGCGCCCGTCGTCGTCCTCGCCCTGTTCTACCTGCTGACGGGCGCGTTCGCCAACGTCATCACGCCCGTCGCCAGCGTCGTCCTCTTCTTACCCGTCGCCGTCTCGACGGCCGCCCGCGCCGGCGCCGACCCGTTCTCGTTCGCCCTCGCGGTGACGTTCGCGGCGTCGACGGCGTTCACGACGCCCGTCGGCTACCAGACGAACCTCATGGTGTACGGCCCCGGCGGCTACCGCTTCTCGGATTACGTCCGCGTCGGCGCGCCCCTGCAACTGCTGCTCGCCGTCGTCACCTCCGCCGGTATCGCGCTGTACTGGGGACTTTAG
- a CDS encoding DUF502 domain-containing protein: MTLLSRLRTSFIAGLFLVAPLAVTVFILDFVFDRLTAIILNPIVNTAGLTNVTGDELLLAQLLAAMLLAVSLVAVGHVASRELGRRLFGGFERGVSLIPLVRTVYFGVRQVSESLSRQSDGFDHVVLVEYPREGLYAIGFVTNDAPRSAESATDSEELLTVFVPHSPNPTAGTLVMAPPEEVFEVDMSVRRGLRLVVTTGLGVEEEKLPEGVVR, translated from the coding sequence CCGCTGGCGGTGACGGTGTTCATCCTCGATTTCGTCTTCGACCGCCTGACGGCCATCATCCTCAACCCCATCGTGAACACGGCGGGGTTGACGAACGTGACCGGCGACGAGTTGCTGCTCGCGCAACTGCTGGCGGCGATGCTGCTCGCCGTTTCGCTCGTCGCCGTCGGCCACGTCGCCTCGCGCGAACTCGGCCGCCGCCTGTTCGGGGGGTTCGAGCGCGGCGTCAGCCTCATCCCTCTCGTCCGCACCGTCTACTTCGGGGTCCGACAGGTCTCGGAGTCGCTGTCCAGACAGAGCGACGGCTTCGACCACGTCGTCCTCGTGGAGTACCCTCGCGAGGGTCTGTACGCCATCGGCTTCGTGACGAACGACGCTCCCCGGTCAGCCGAGTCGGCGACCGACTCCGAGGAACTGCTCACGGTGTTCGTCCCGCACAGCCCCAACCCGACGGCGGGGACGCTGGTGATGGCGCCGCCCGAGGAGGTGTTCGAGGTGGACATGTCCGTCCGGCGCGGCCTCCGCCTCGTCGTCACGACGGGCCTCGGCGTCGAAGAGGAGAAGTTGCCCGAGGGCGTCGTCAGGTGA
- a CDS encoding HVO_0416 family zinc finger protein: MASAPDSDEALFDQFLDDRGHDVSEPQNWETSYKKKQCPDCGALHDEAAVDCTVCGWDPRA; encoded by the coding sequence ATGGCCTCAGCACCCGACTCCGACGAGGCGCTGTTCGACCAGTTCTTGGACGACCGCGGTCACGACGTATCCGAACCGCAAAACTGGGAGACATCTTATAAGAAGAAGCAGTGTCCGGACTGCGGTGCGCTCCACGACGAGGCGGCGGTCGACTGTACCGTCTGCGGGTGGGACCCGCGCGCCTGA
- a CDS encoding DUF7533 family protein: protein MRLGIIGTIQLAATLIFAVPLGIFGLNAFLDGQRLLGGGLLAVAVLMVVLPRMVTTPGDIPSKVVESVVGKAVKTPDDDEK from the coding sequence ATGCGATTGGGAATCATCGGGACGATTCAGCTCGCGGCGACGCTGATATTCGCCGTTCCGCTCGGTATCTTCGGGCTGAACGCGTTCCTCGACGGGCAGCGACTGCTCGGCGGCGGCCTCCTCGCCGTCGCGGTGCTGATGGTCGTCCTCCCGCGCATGGTGACGACGCCCGGCGACATCCCCTCGAAGGTGGTCGAATCGGTCGTCGGAAAAGCCGTGAAGACGCCCGACGACGACGAGAAGTGA
- a CDS encoding ATP-dependent helicase, which translates to MSDSDATVTRLFGGPGSGKTTALLDRVEEILEDDDVTIRDILVVSYTRAAAAEIRERLAERLDVSPRALQGNVSTMHAKAYELLDLSRNDVVGEKDKEEFCDDFGVEFEDEYGGAGRRTARSTTIGNKIIATSQWLQRTRRDVSEWYDVPFNWDVEEVRLPPEVDPNAQEGNKYTPTWPSDDDRIDVPSVIRGWRKYKGDNGLVGFADMLERVKQRSLVPNVDYLVIDEFQDITTLQYDVYQEWLPHLKGALIAGDDDQVVYAWQGADPNLLLDTERDEDVVLPNSYRLPSKILDVVNKEIRHIEKRQEKDLHPRKEGGVVEGVANPSMLDLARNVRYTIENDDDGESIMVLFRARYQMFQFIDEFLPLGVPFSVLTDQRMWTDRLTQYVEAIEKLDRDENITGLEARRLADMLQDSAFGSNERDDLFDYIDDLQELEGVEDLTDLEVTPETIEDHAPFVPDGAAAGDMVRKVTSFQRKSVEAYFEGEYQGMDPNRVRVGTIHSAKGREADHVFVSTDLTEKVVEQMAASVDDEEVEGVEEFTSTTDPVPILTDNERRVFYVGMSRARERLVILENLVKGAPTLPVSVLLHNEVRDTPLKELLEEAQTGDTPAPEPDP; encoded by the coding sequence ATGAGCGACTCCGACGCGACAGTCACCCGTCTGTTCGGGGGTCCGGGGAGCGGGAAGACGACGGCGCTTCTCGACCGAGTCGAGGAGATTCTCGAAGACGACGACGTGACGATTCGCGACATCCTCGTCGTCTCCTACACCCGCGCCGCGGCCGCGGAGATTCGAGAACGCCTCGCGGAGCGACTCGACGTCTCCCCGCGGGCGTTGCAGGGCAACGTCTCCACGATGCACGCGAAGGCGTACGAACTGCTCGACCTCTCGCGCAACGACGTAGTCGGCGAGAAGGACAAAGAGGAGTTCTGCGACGACTTCGGCGTCGAGTTCGAAGACGAGTACGGCGGCGCCGGCCGCCGCACCGCCCGGTCGACGACCATCGGCAACAAGATCATCGCCACGAGCCAGTGGCTTCAGCGGACCCGCCGGGACGTCTCCGAGTGGTACGACGTGCCGTTCAACTGGGACGTCGAGGAGGTCCGCCTCCCGCCGGAGGTCGACCCCAACGCCCAGGAGGGCAACAAGTACACGCCGACGTGGCCCTCCGACGACGACCGCATCGACGTGCCGAGCGTCATCCGCGGGTGGCGCAAGTACAAGGGGGACAACGGCCTCGTCGGCTTCGCCGACATGCTCGAACGGGTGAAGCAGCGCTCGCTCGTCCCGAACGTCGACTACCTCGTCATCGACGAATTCCAGGACATCACGACGCTGCAGTACGACGTCTATCAGGAGTGGCTCCCGCACCTGAAGGGCGCCCTCATCGCCGGCGACGACGACCAGGTCGTCTACGCCTGGCAGGGCGCTGACCCGAACCTCCTCTTGGACACCGAACGCGACGAGGACGTGGTGCTGCCGAACTCCTATCGGCTTCCCTCGAAGATTCTGGACGTGGTGAACAAGGAGATTCGCCACATCGAGAAGCGCCAGGAGAAGGACCTCCACCCGCGCAAGGAGGGCGGCGTCGTCGAGGGCGTCGCCAATCCCTCGATGCTCGACCTCGCGCGGAACGTGCGCTACACCATCGAGAACGACGACGACGGCGAGAGCATCATGGTGCTGTTCCGCGCGCGCTACCAGATGTTCCAGTTCATCGACGAGTTCCTGCCGCTGGGCGTCCCCTTCTCCGTCCTCACGGACCAGCGGATGTGGACCGACCGACTCACCCAGTACGTCGAGGCCATCGAGAAACTCGACCGGGACGAGAACATCACCGGGTTGGAGGCGCGGCGTCTGGCCGACATGCTGCAGGACTCCGCCTTCGGATCGAACGAGCGTGACGACCTGTTCGACTACATCGACGACCTGCAGGAACTCGAAGGGGTCGAGGACCTGACCGACCTCGAAGTGACGCCGGAGACCATCGAGGACCACGCCCCGTTCGTCCCCGACGGCGCCGCCGCCGGCGACATGGTCCGCAAGGTCACCTCGTTCCAGCGCAAGTCCGTCGAGGCCTACTTCGAGGGCGAGTATCAGGGGATGGACCCCAACCGCGTCCGCGTCGGCACCATCCACTCCGCGAAGGGTCGAGAGGCCGACCACGTGTTCGTCTCCACGGACCTGACCGAGAAGGTGGTCGAACAGATGGCCGCCTCCGTCGACGACGAGGAGGTCGAGGGCGTCGAGGAGTTCACCTCCACGACGGACCCCGTCCCCATCCTCACCGACAACGAACGCCGCGTGTTCTACGTCGGGATGTCGCGGGCCCGCGAACGCCTCGTCATCCTGGAGAACCTCGTCAAGGGGGCGCCGACGCTCCCCGTGAGCGTCCTCCTGCACAACGAGGTGCGGGACACGCCGCTGAAGGAACTGCTCGAAGAGGCCCAGACCGGCGACACGCCGGCGCCCGAACCGGACCCGTAG